The Populus trichocarpa isolate Nisqually-1 chromosome 2, P.trichocarpa_v4.1, whole genome shotgun sequence genome has a window encoding:
- the LOC7478842 gene encoding UDP-glucuronic acid decarboxylase 2: protein MGSSELIFRGHDETQPASDAYSPKPPKPWLAVTRPIRYLLLEQRLVFILVGIAIATLFFTLLPSSSSSSPYEHDPIPNTFSHFSHELTTPMRYKYYEPLRVGLQSANSGGKIPLGLKSKSLRIVVTGGAGFVGSHLVDRLIARGDSVIVVDNFFTGRKENVMHHFKNPRFELIRHDVVEPLLLEVDQIYHLACPASPVHYKHNPVKTIKTNVVGTLNMLGLAKRVGARFLLTSTSEVYGDPLQHPQVETYWGNVNPIGVRSCYDEGKRTAETLTMDYHRGAGVEVRIARIFNTYGPRMCIDDGRVVSNFVAQALRKEPMTVYGDGKQTRSFQFVSDLVEGLMRLMEGEHVGPFNLGNPGEFTMLELAQVVQETIDPNARIEFRPNTEDDPHKRKPDITKAKDLLGWEPKISLRQGLPMMVSDFRQRVFGDHKEEGSGRSSNNSR, encoded by the exons ATGGGATCCTCGGAGCTGATTTTTAGAGGTCATGACGAGACTCAACCAGCATCTGATGCTTACTCGCCTAAACCACCGAAGCCATGGCTCGCCGTCACCCGACCCATTCGTTACCTGCTTCTTGAGCAGCGACTCGTCTTTATCCTCGTCGGCATTGCTATTGCCACTCTTTTCTTCACTCTCCtgccttcttcctcttcctcatcCCCTTACGAACACGATCCAATCCCAAACACTTTCTCTCACTTCTCTCATGAGTTAACAACCCCTATGCGTTACAAATACTACGAGCCCCTTCGGGTAGGACTCCAATCAGCCAATTCCGGCGGCAAGATTCCGCTGGGACTCAAGAGTAAAAGTCTCCGAATCGTTGTTACAGGTGGGGCTGGGTTTGTTGGGTCTCACTTAGTGGACCGTCTGATCGCTAGAGGAGATAGCGTGATCGTGGTGGATAATTTTTTCACGGGAAGGAAAGAGAACGTGATGCACCATTTTAAGAACCCGAGATTTGAGTTAATCAGACACGATGTTGTCGAGCCACTGTTGTTAGAAGTGGACCAGATCTACCATCTTGCTTGTCCTGCATCGCCTGTTCATTACAAGCACAACCCGGTCAAGACAATAAAGACTAACGTCGTGGGCACATTGAATATGTTGGGTTTGGCTAAGAGAGTTGGTGCTAGGTTTTTGCTTACCAGTACCAGCGAGGTTTATGGTGATCCTTTACAGCATCCTCAGGTCGAGACGTACTGGGGCAACGTTAATCCCATCG GTGTCAGGAGTTGTTACGATGAAGGAAAGAGAACTGCTGAGACATTGACTATGGACTATCACCGAGGTGCTGGTGTAGAG GTTAGGATTGCTAGAATTTTCAATACTTATGGACCTCGAATGTGCATAGATGATGGCCGTGTTGTTAGTAATTTTGTTGCTCAG GCACTAAGGAAGGAGCCTATGACTGTTTATGGTGATGGGAAACAGACAAGgagttttcaatttgtttctgATTTG GTTGAGGGTCTGATGCGCCTTATGGAAGGAGAACATGTAGGGCCTTTCAATCTTGGAAATCCGGGTGAATTCACCATGCTCGAGCTTGCCCAG GTGGTCCAGGAAACCATTGACCCAAATGCAAGGATAGAATTCAGGCCTAACACAGAAGATGACCCACACAAGAGAAAACCTGATATTACGAAGGCTAAAGATCTCCTTGGCTGGGAACCTAAGATATCCCTTCGTCAAGGTCTGCCAATGATGGTCTCGGACTTCAGGCAACGTGTCTTCGGTGACCACAAGGAAGAAG GAAGTGGTCGTAGCAGCAACAACAGCAGATGA